A part of Diprion similis isolate iyDipSimi1 chromosome 12, iyDipSimi1.1, whole genome shotgun sequence genomic DNA contains:
- the LOC124413465 gene encoding ionotropic receptor 25a has product MIPHSWTKGCILPLLGAALLLTIIQVRGQTQGNKPQGDAAPQSPSSSRPLNLLVINDEANEIANKSVTSALKELREKRTDFLLGDVTVVQINKSDARGTLDLICGVWDSAVQLGGNRIPDLVLDTTMSGPASDTVNSFTAALGLPTLSAQFGQEGDLRQWRNLKPEQTNYLVQVMPPADLVPEAIRQLVIAMNITNAAILFDESFVMDHKYKSLLQNVPVRHVIVKTKSAGKQTKDQLLRLRNLDIVNFFVLGGQKTLRATLDAAQSLNFTGRKYAWHGLTLEDFSPECNCVNISILFLKPTPSANQQAVGELSNKGLLPKPVLISAFYYDLTRLGVMAMRAAINSGQWSSNADQLTCDSYNGTNTPARNIGLLELLKNVTSSNDFHPTYANFTWGEKNGQHQASFAMTITFVTIADNNPVSTEDAGSWDAGIDRRLEVISEDLIANHTAQTSYRVVTVVQAPFVMYDAETDKWSGYCIDLLDEIREIVKFEYEIRQAEDQLFGNMDDEGNWNGMIKELKEKRADIALGSLSVMAERENVVDFTVPYYDLVGITILMKKPKAPTSLFKFLTVLENDVWLCILAAYFFTSFLMWVFDRWSPYSYQNNREKYKDDEEKREFNLKECLWFCMTSLTPQGGGEAPKNLSGRLVAATWWLFGFIIIASYTANLAAFLTVSRLDTPVESLDDLSKQYKIQYAPLNGSSAHTYFQRMSDIEKRFYEIWKDMSLNDSLSDVERSKLAVWDYPVSDRYTKMYQAMKEAGFPANMSEALDRVRNSKSSSEGFAFIGDATDIRYLTLTNCDLIMVGEEFSRKPYALAVQQGSPLKDQFNNAILSLLNKRKLEKLKERWWNRNPLKVVCEKQDDQSDGISIQNIGGVFIVIFVGIGMACLTLAFEYWWYRYRPKTNNLNTSQNPKTTHSVKPVRFYLQPAAAPPRNAFDPSQFRAQF; this is encoded by the exons ATGATCCCCCATTCGTGGACAAAGGGGTGCATATTGCCCCTCTTGGGAGCAGCTCTGCTGCTCACAATCATCCAAGTTCGGGGCCAGACACAGGGTAACAAACCACAGGGCGATGCTGCTCCGCAAAGTCCATCTTCCTCAAGGCCTCTGAATTTGC TGGTGAtcaatgacgaagcaaatgaAATCGCAAACAAGTCCGTGACTAGCGCGTTGAAGGAATTGAGGgaaaaacgaacggattttTTGCTGGGGGACGTGACTGTGGTGCAGATCAACAAATCAGATGCTCGCGGCACTTTGGATCTCATCTGCGGTGTTTGGGATTCTGCCGTCCAACTGGGAGGTAACAGGATCCCGGATCTCGTGCTGGACACAACCATGTCGGGACCCGCTTCCGACACGGTCAACTCATTCACCGCGGCATTAGGATTGCCAACGCTCTCGGCGCAGTTTGGTCAGGAGGGTGACCTCAGGCAATGGCGAAACCTTAAGCCTGAGCAAACCAATTATTTGGTGCAAGTTATGCCGCCAGCAGATTTGGTACCGGAAGCGATTCGGCAGCTCGTTATTGCGATGAACATTACTAACGCAGCGATTCTGTTTGACGAGAGCTTCGTCATGGATCACAAGTACAAAAGTCTCTTGCAAAACGTTCCGGTACGTCACGTCATCGTGAAAACCAAGAGCGCGGGCAAACAGACCAAGGACCAACTTTTGAGACTACGGAACCTCGACATTGTCAACTTCTTTGTCCTCGGGGGCCAAAAAACACTCCGGGCAACACTTGACGCGGCTCAGTCACTGAATTTTACCGGGCGAAAGTACGCCTGGCACGGACTCACACTTGAAGACTTCAGCCCCGAGTGCAACTGCGTCAACATATCAATACTCTTTTTGAAACCAACACCCTCCGCTAACCAGCAGGCCGTGGGCGAACTCAGCAATAAAGGACTTCTGCCCAAGCCCGTTTTGATATCAGCCTTCTATTACGATCTCACGCGTCTCGGTGTTATGGCCATGCGGGCGGCGATCAACAGCGGACAATGGTCGTCCAACGCCGATCAACTAACCTGCGATTCGTACAATGGGACCAATACACCAGCTCGAAATATCGGGCTCCTGGAGTTACTGAAGAATGTTACTTCGAGCAATGACTTCCACCCGACCTACGCCAATTTTACTTGGGGGGAAAAGAACGGGCAACATCAGGCCAGCTTCGCGATGACAATCACTTTCGTTACCATCGCCGACAACAATCCGGTGTCAACGGAGGACGCTGGCTCTTGGGACGCTGGCATCGACAGGCGTCTAGAG GTAATCTCGGAAGACCTCATCGCCAATCATACCGCCCAGACTAGCTACCGAGTGGTGACCGTGGTTCAGGCCCCCTTTGTAATGTACGACGCGGAAACAGACAAGTGGTCCGGATACTGCATCGATCTCCTCGACGAGATTCGTGAAATAGTGAAGTTTGAGTACGAGATACGACAAGCGGAAGACCAGCTGTTCGGAAACATGGACGACGAGGGAAACTGGAACGGCATGataaaagaattgaaagaaaagcgGGCTGACATAGCGCTGGGATCTCTCTCCGTGATGGCGGAGCGTGAAAACGTTGTTGACTTTACTGTACCATACTACGACTTGGTAGGCATCACGATACTTATGAAGAAACCCAAGGCACCAACATCGCTTTTCAAGTTTCTCACGGTCCTGGAGAATGATGTCTGGCTGTGCATCCTCGCTGCCTACTTTTTCACCAGCTTCTTGATGTGGGTGTTTGACCGTTGGTCACCCTACAGCTACCAAAATAACCGGGAGAAGTACAAGGATGACGAGGAGAAGAGGGAGTTCAATCTCAAGGAATGCCTCTGGTTTTGCATGACCTCGCTCACCCCTCAAGGCGGTGGAGAAGCTCCCAAGAATCTCTCTGGACGTCTCGTAGCAGCCACGTGGTGGCTGTTTGGTTTCATCATTATCGCATCGTACACCGCTAACCTGGCCGCCTTCCTCACAGTCTCCAGACTCGATACACCAGTAGAGTCCTTAGACGATCTCAGTAAGCAGTACAAAATCCAATACGCGCCACTAAATGGATCATCAGCTCACACCTACTTTCAGAGAATGTCTGATATCGAGAAGCGATTCTACGA AATCTGGAAGGACATGAGTCTGAACGACAGTCTATCCGATGTTGAACGGTCTAAACTAGCCGTCTGGGACTATCCGGTGAGCGATAGATATACAAAAATGTACCAGGCTATGAAGGAGGCTGGATTCCCAGCGAACATGAGCGAAGCTCTGGACAGGGTAAGGAACTCAAAATCATCCAGCGAAGGTTTCGCCTTCATTGGTGACGCGACGGACATAAGATACTTGACGCTGACCAACTGCGATCTGATAATGGTTGGTGAGGAATTTTCCCGAAAACCGTATGCGCTAGCCGTCCAACAGGGATCACCGCTGAAGGATCAATTCAACAACGC GATCCTTTCGTTGctgaataaacgaaaattggaaaaactaAAGGAGAGATGGTGGAACCGTAATCCGTTGAAGGTGGTATGTGAAAAGCAAGATGACCAAAGCGATGGCATCAGCATACAGAATATCGGTGGtgtatttattgtaattttcgtTGGCATAGGCATGGCTTGTTTGACCCTAGCCTTCGAATACTGGTGGTACCGATACAGACCAAAGACCAATAACCTAAATACTTCGCAAAATCCAAAAACCACACACAGCGTAAAGCCGGTAAGATTTTACCTTCAGCCTGCCGCAGCCCCCCCAAGAAACGCCTTTGATCCGTCCCAATTCCGGGCGCAGTTTTAG
- the LOC124413335 gene encoding tyramine receptor 1-like isoform X2 — MNTSGVGASGRPLGDEFESNCPEETESGVPLPPWEAAAASVTLGFLVLATVLGNALVILSVFTYRPLRIVQNFFIVSLAVADLAVALLVMPFNVAYLLLGKWVFGIHLCKLWLTCDVLCCTASILNLCAIALDRYWAITDPINYAQKRTLKRVLATIAFVWIFSGAISSPPLAGWNDWPEELEPGTPCQLTRRQGYVIYSSLGSFFLPLLLMSLVYLEIFLATRKRLRERARQSRLGAVASTRHRCTDDDPEESVSSETNHNERSTPRSQAKPSLIEDGPTTMTVTLGGATSTTTAIAASTTVYQFIEERQRISLSKERRAARTLGVIMGVFVVCWLPFFLMYVIVPFCPGCCPTERMVYFITWLGYVNSALNPLIYTIFNLDYRRAFRRLLHIR; from the coding sequence ATGAACACAAGCGGAGTCGGAGCGTCCGGGAGGCCCCTGGGGGATGAATTCGAGAGCAATTGTCCGGAAGAAACGGAATCCGGAGTCCCCCTACCGCCGTGGGAAGCGGCAGCGGCGTCGGTCACCCTAGGCTTCCTCGTCCTGGCAACGGTCCTTGGTAACGCTCTCGTTATTCTGAGCGTCTTCACCTACCGACCGCTACGAATCGTCCAAAATTTCTTCATCGTCTCTCTGGCCGTGGCCGACCTGGCGGTGGCCCTCCTCGTAATGCCGTTCAACGTCGCCTACCTCCTCCTCGGCAAGTGGGTATTCGGTATCCACCTCTGCAAGCTCTGGCTGACCTGCGACGTTCTCTGCTGCACGGCGAGCATACTGAACCTCTGCGCGATCGCTCTAGATCGTTACTGGGCAATAACGGACCCGATAAACTATGCCCAGAAACGCACCCTGAAACGGGTCCTCGCGACGATCGCCTTCGTCTGGATATTCTCCGGGGCGATAAGCTCCCCCCCCTTGGCCGGGTGGAACGACTGGCCGGAGGAACTCGAGCCCGGCACTCCGTGTCAGCTGACCCGCAGACAGGGTTACGTCATCTACTCGTCCCTCGGCTCGTTCTTCTTGCCTCTACTCCTGATGAGCCTCGTCTACCTCGAGATATTCCTCGCGACGAGGAAGCGGCTCCGGGAGAGGGCGAGGCAGAGCAGACTCGGCGCCGTCGCCTCGACGAGGCATCGTTGCACCGACGACGACCCCGAGGAATCGGTCAGCTCCGAGACAAATCATAACGAGAGGTCGACGCCCCGTTCCCAGGCGAAGCCGTCCCTGATCGAGGACGGGCCGACCACCATGACGGTAACCCTCGGAGGggcgacgtcgacgacgacggcgaTCGCGGCCTCCACCACGGTCTACCAATTCATCGAGGAACGGCAGAGGATCTCGTTGTCGAAGGAGCGCCGCGCCGCCAGGACTCTCGGTGTTATTATGGGTGTTTTCGTCGTATGCTGGCTACCCTTCTTCCTAATGTACGTTATCGTCCCGTTCTGCCCAGGCTGCTGCCCCACCGAGAGAATGGTCTACTTCATTACGTGGCTCGGTTATGTTAACAGCGCTCTAAACCCCCTCATATACACGATATTCAATCTCGACTACCGGAGGGCGTTCAGGCGACTCCTTCATATCCGTTGA
- the LOC124413335 gene encoding tyramine/octopamine receptor-like isoform X1, which translates to MSPRPVPPYKRYQRKREMALSCCAGGRAEGMNTSGVGASGRPLGDEFESNCPEETESGVPLPPWEAAAASVTLGFLVLATVLGNALVILSVFTYRPLRIVQNFFIVSLAVADLAVALLVMPFNVAYLLLGKWVFGIHLCKLWLTCDVLCCTASILNLCAIALDRYWAITDPINYAQKRTLKRVLATIAFVWIFSGAISSPPLAGWNDWPEELEPGTPCQLTRRQGYVIYSSLGSFFLPLLLMSLVYLEIFLATRKRLRERARQSRLGAVASTRHRCTDDDPEESVSSETNHNERSTPRSQAKPSLIEDGPTTMTVTLGGATSTTTAIAASTTVYQFIEERQRISLSKERRAARTLGVIMGVFVVCWLPFFLMYVIVPFCPGCCPTERMVYFITWLGYVNSALNPLIYTIFNLDYRRAFRRLLHIR; encoded by the exons ATGTCGCCGCGCCCTGTACCACCGTATAAAAGATACCAG agaaaaagagaaatggcTCTGTCGTGTTGTGCAGGAGGCCGCGCAGAAGGGATGAACACAAGCGGAGTCGGAGCGTCCGGGAGGCCCCTGGGGGATGAATTCGAGAGCAATTGTCCGGAAGAAACGGAATCCGGAGTCCCCCTACCGCCGTGGGAAGCGGCAGCGGCGTCGGTCACCCTAGGCTTCCTCGTCCTGGCAACGGTCCTTGGTAACGCTCTCGTTATTCTGAGCGTCTTCACCTACCGACCGCTACGAATCGTCCAAAATTTCTTCATCGTCTCTCTGGCCGTGGCCGACCTGGCGGTGGCCCTCCTCGTAATGCCGTTCAACGTCGCCTACCTCCTCCTCGGCAAGTGGGTATTCGGTATCCACCTCTGCAAGCTCTGGCTGACCTGCGACGTTCTCTGCTGCACGGCGAGCATACTGAACCTCTGCGCGATCGCTCTAGATCGTTACTGGGCAATAACGGACCCGATAAACTATGCCCAGAAACGCACCCTGAAACGGGTCCTCGCGACGATCGCCTTCGTCTGGATATTCTCCGGGGCGATAAGCTCCCCCCCCTTGGCCGGGTGGAACGACTGGCCGGAGGAACTCGAGCCCGGCACTCCGTGTCAGCTGACCCGCAGACAGGGTTACGTCATCTACTCGTCCCTCGGCTCGTTCTTCTTGCCTCTACTCCTGATGAGCCTCGTCTACCTCGAGATATTCCTCGCGACGAGGAAGCGGCTCCGGGAGAGGGCGAGGCAGAGCAGACTCGGCGCCGTCGCCTCGACGAGGCATCGTTGCACCGACGACGACCCCGAGGAATCGGTCAGCTCCGAGACAAATCATAACGAGAGGTCGACGCCCCGTTCCCAGGCGAAGCCGTCCCTGATCGAGGACGGGCCGACCACCATGACGGTAACCCTCGGAGGggcgacgtcgacgacgacggcgaTCGCGGCCTCCACCACGGTCTACCAATTCATCGAGGAACGGCAGAGGATCTCGTTGTCGAAGGAGCGCCGCGCCGCCAGGACTCTCGGTGTTATTATGGGTGTTTTCGTCGTATGCTGGCTACCCTTCTTCCTAATGTACGTTATCGTCCCGTTCTGCCCAGGCTGCTGCCCCACCGAGAGAATGGTCTACTTCATTACGTGGCTCGGTTATGTTAACAGCGCTCTAAACCCCCTCATATACACGATATTCAATCTCGACTACCGGAGGGCGTTCAGGCGACTCCTTCATATCCGTTGA
- the LOC124412992 gene encoding delta-1-pyrroline-5-carboxylate synthase: MYAGRLSRIARTALSPMKYRHIRLASSSTGLWLSHAQPGSQIAGMRRALQTSDRPRRATFTDRSQLKYARRLVVKLGSAVITREDEHGLALGRLASIVEQVAECQNEGRECIMVTSGAVAFGKQKLTQELLMSLSMRETLSPADHTREHAGTLLEPRAAAAVGQSGLMSLYDAMFAQYGVKLAQVLVTKPDFYNEETRKNLFSTLSELISLNIVPIINTNDAVSPPPQADEEVAGSGGRRGISIKDNDSLAAMLAAEVQADLLILMSDVDGIYNLPPWQDGAKLLRTFSSDQRGNIKFGQKSKVGTGGMDSKVNAATWALDRGVSVVICNGTQEKAIKSIMAGRKIGTFFTDTSGPSAPVEVVAENARTGSRVMQSLRPEERASAINTLANLLESRQGDILDANNKDLEEAQKSGLAKPLLSRLSLTPSKLKSLSAGLRQIADSSHQNVGRVLRRTKLADGLELKQITVPIGVLLVIFESRPDSLPQVAALAMSSANGLLLKGGKEAAHSNKYLIELVKEALNTVGASNAISLVSTREEIGDLLSMEKHIDLIIPRGSSELVRSIQEQSKHIPVLGHAEGICHVYVDKDADIEKALKIVRDSKCDYPAACNAMETLLLHEEHLNGTFFADVCNMLQKEGVKINSGPRLRQQLTFGPPAAKSMKTEYGALECTIEVVSDLEEAINHIHRYGSSHTEVIVTEDSRSAAHFQRQVDSACVFHNASSRFADGFRFGLGAEVGISTARIHARGPVGVDGLLTTKWILQGDGHAASDFAENGTRTFLHESLPLQDA, translated from the exons ATGTACGCGGGTCGCTTATCCAGGATCGCGAGGACAGCACTCAGTCCCATGAAGTATCGCCACATTCGTCTGGCCTCATCTTCGACGGGGTTGTGGCTATCGCATGCTCAACCA GGTAGTCAGATTGCTGGTATGCGGCGAGCTCTTCAGACTTCGGACAGGCCGAGAAGAGCAACGTTCACGGACCGTAGCCAGTTGAAATACGCGCGACGTTTGGTTGTCAAGTTGGGAAGCGCGGTAATAACTCGGGAAGATGAGCATGGTCTGGCTCTAGGTCGCCTGGCTTCGATCGTCGAACAAGTAGCCGAGTGTCAAAATGAGGGACGTGAGTGCATCATGGTAACCAGTGGAGCTGTAGCTTTCGGAAAGCAAAAGCTAACACAGGAACTTCTCATGTCTCTTTCCATGCGCGAGACGCTGAGTCCCGCAGATCACACTCGTGAGCACGCAG GTACGTTGCTAGAGCCTAGAGCGGCTGCTGCAGTTGGACAGTCTGGACTAATGTCCCTCTACGATGCCATGTTTGCACAATACGGAGTGAAGCTGGCTCAAGTACTGGTTACCAAACCCGATTTTTACAACGAAGAAACCCGCAAGAATCTTTTCAGCACACTCAGCGAGCTGATTAGCCTGAACATAGTGCCGATTATAAATACAAACGATGCCGTTTCTCCACCACCTCAAGCCGACGAGGAGGTCGCCGGGTCGGGAGGTCGGAGAGGAATCTCGATCAAGGACAACGATTCCTTGGCGGCGATGCTCGCGGCGGAGGTACAAGCGGATCTTTTAATCCTGATGAGTGACGTGGATGGAATTTATAATCTACCACCATGGCAAGACGGAGCCAAACTGCTTCGTACCTTCAGTTCCGATCAGAGGGGCAATATTAAGTTCGGTCAGAAGTCCAAGGTTGGAACCGGCGGCATGGACTCCAAGGTGAACGCGGCGACGTGGGCGTTGGACCGTGGTGTTTCGGTGGTAATATGTAACGGGACGCAGGAGAAGGCGATCAAGAGTATAATGGCGGGTCGAAAAATCGGTACCTTTTTCACGGACACTAGCGGGCCGTCGGCGCCTGTTGAAGTAGTTGCGGAAAACG CCCGGACCGGAAGTCGAGTCATGCAGTCTTTGCGGCCGGAGGAAAGAGCCAGCGCTATAAATACCCTGGCAAACCTGCTTGAGTCAAGGCAAGGTGACATATTGGATGCGAATAACAAAGACTTGGAGGAGGCGCAAAAGTCCGGCCTGGCGAAACCTCTGCTCTCGCGATTGTCTCTGACACCATCGAAGCTGAAATCGCTGAGCGCCGGTCTGCGTCAGATTGCCGACAGCTCCCATCAGAACGTTGGTAGGGTTCTGAGGAGAACCAAGCTTGCCGATGGACTGGAATTGAAGCAGATCACCGTGCCTATTGGTGTTCTCCTGGTCATATTCGAGTCGCGACCTGACAGCTTACCGCAAGTCGCAGCCCTAGCGATGTCCAGTGCGAACGGGCTGCTGCTCAAAGGTGGAAAAGAGGCGGCTCACAGCAACAAGTACCTCATAGAACTCGTCAAGGAAGCTCTAAACACTGTCGGGGCGTCGAACGCGATTTCTCTGGTTTCAACGCGCGAGGAAATAGGCGACCTTCTCTCCATGGAAAAGCATATTGATCTCATTATTCCCAGGGGAAGTTCTGAGCTTGTCAGAAGCATCCAGGAACAGTCTAAGCACATTCCAGTTCTAGGACACGCTGAAGGGATATGCCACGTGTACGTTGACAAAGATGCCGACATTGAGAAAGCGTTGAAGATAGTCCGTGACTCCAAGTGTGACTATCCGGCGGCCTGCAATGCTATGGAAACGCTCCTGTTACACGAGGAGCACTTAAATGGCACCTTCTTCGCTGATGTTTGCAACATGCTCCAAAAAGAAGGA GTCAAGATCAATTCGGGACCGAGGCTTCGACAGCAGTTGACGTTTGGTCCACCAGCTGCAAAGAGCATGAAGACGGAATACGGTGCCCTCGAGTGCACTATCGAGGTTGTTTCCGACTTGGAAGAAGCCATAAACCACATTCATCGATACGGCAGCAGTCACACCGAAGTTATCGTCACGGAGGACAGTCGGAGTGCGGCGCACTTCCAGCGTCAGGTTGATAGCGCCTGCGTCTTCCACAATGCCAGCAGCAGATTCGCCGATGGCTTCAGATTCGGTTTAGGCGCAGAG GTCGGCATTTCCACGGCACGCATTCACGCTCGAGGCCCTGTCGGTGTCGACGGGCTTCTAACGACGAAGTGGATCCTGCAAGGTGACGGTCATGCAGCCTCCGATTTTGCTGAAAACGGGACCCGAACGTTCTTGCACGAGTCACTTCCTCTTCAGGACGCATGA